Proteins from a genomic interval of Psychrobacter fulvigenes:
- a CDS encoding sensor histidine kinase, whose amino-acid sequence MLRRLFLQASIFALVIVMLSGASVSQAQTYYLGVLAPQGERAAQERWQPWLSELNTKLSNDTLVLVPLGLENWQQQIEAQQFALVLGPQVQFIRMDTIGWRWLATLQTDAATSPLSTSIDPGSKAFRTEKTQQPLSATVVLANELNKLNALKQSHEPSAIEQVASALWVKADSTIYHLQDLEQRKVVAVDADAFGGYLLIAHLLQNNGVPPSRYQTQFVGYPIERTLSTLASGAVDAAIAPLCLMEEMAQQGKIDKSKYRLIHKVETTSNCQSSTKIYPNWTLAATEQAPAALVREINQHLFVSQIQQNESGQSVVSQVKESSESSDPTVGLRWLPPESSSDAERILYEMNRHPAQKTLTTHMVDWIYAHRLWVGVLAFIIVISTINYGWMSWLAWRRRQQIMMQNRLIRDYDNRLRQSEHFAVIGEMSGSIAHEINQPLSTIQNYAQGLLIRSQKARADIEDVKKNAVEQQTTETALQQIVSETERVAAVISNIRRWAGRSQPDEVSVDIAATYQQCVLLLGDKANALSFWYASDYQQLRLPNLVLDQLLINTMLNSQQQGAAHIMLRCQMTENKTGRWLVLHLTDDAGGFDEERLAVNQTQSQYDIRSTKEEGLGLGLMICQRLCKSLGGIMQLSNVYVQTELNDIKALDAYYQQRHKRSINGKVQLMRTEASYPLANAIGAQVSFYLPVHVADTDPIKTSQI is encoded by the coding sequence ATGCTTAGACGTCTATTCTTACAGGCTTCTATTTTTGCGCTCGTGATTGTGATGCTTAGTGGTGCATCAGTCTCGCAGGCGCAAACCTACTATTTAGGTGTGCTGGCTCCTCAAGGGGAGCGTGCTGCTCAAGAGCGCTGGCAGCCTTGGTTGAGTGAGTTAAATACTAAACTGTCTAATGACACTTTGGTATTGGTGCCGTTGGGACTCGAAAACTGGCAACAGCAAATTGAAGCGCAGCAGTTTGCGCTAGTACTAGGGCCACAAGTACAGTTTATTAGGATGGATACCATCGGTTGGCGCTGGCTTGCGACCTTGCAGACGGATGCAGCCACATCTCCACTGAGCACCTCTATAGATCCTGGCTCCAAAGCTTTTAGAACTGAAAAAACGCAACAGCCGCTTTCTGCTACCGTTGTATTGGCAAATGAGTTGAACAAACTTAATGCGCTCAAGCAGTCGCATGAGCCAAGTGCGATTGAACAGGTCGCAAGTGCGCTATGGGTCAAGGCCGATAGCACTATTTATCATCTACAGGATTTAGAACAGCGTAAAGTCGTGGCTGTGGATGCTGATGCATTTGGTGGCTACTTACTCATCGCGCATTTATTGCAAAATAACGGCGTGCCGCCCAGTCGTTATCAAACGCAGTTTGTCGGTTATCCCATCGAGCGCACTTTGAGCACGCTGGCGAGCGGAGCAGTGGATGCCGCTATAGCGCCGCTTTGTTTGATGGAGGAGATGGCACAGCAAGGCAAAATTGATAAAAGTAAATATCGTCTTATCCATAAAGTAGAGACGACTTCAAACTGCCAGTCATCAACCAAGATTTATCCAAATTGGACGCTCGCAGCGACAGAGCAAGCACCTGCGGCACTGGTGCGTGAGATCAATCAGCATTTATTCGTCTCACAAATACAGCAAAATGAATCGGGACAATCAGTAGTTAGTCAGGTTAAAGAATCAAGTGAATCAAGCGACCCGACGGTTGGACTGCGCTGGTTACCGCCTGAATCGAGTAGTGATGCCGAGCGCATTTTGTACGAAATGAATCGTCATCCTGCACAAAAAACCTTAACCACTCATATGGTCGATTGGATATATGCGCATCGACTGTGGGTGGGTGTACTGGCTTTTATTATTGTCATATCGACCATCAACTATGGCTGGATGAGCTGGCTGGCATGGCGTCGGCGGCAGCAAATAATGATGCAAAACCGTCTGATTCGTGACTATGATAATAGACTGCGACAATCGGAGCACTTTGCGGTGATTGGTGAAATGAGTGGCTCAATAGCGCATGAAATTAATCAGCCGCTGTCGACGATACAGAACTATGCGCAAGGATTATTGATTCGCAGTCAAAAAGCACGAGCTGACATAGAAGATGTAAAGAAGAATGCGGTAGAACAACAAACCACGGAGACTGCGCTACAGCAAATAGTCAGTGAGACCGAACGCGTCGCAGCGGTGATCAGTAATATTCGGCGCTGGGCGGGCAGGTCGCAACCTGATGAAGTCAGTGTCGATATAGCAGCCACTTATCAGCAGTGCGTGCTACTACTCGGCGACAAGGCAAACGCGCTTAGCTTTTGGTATGCTAGTGACTATCAGCAGCTACGACTGCCAAACTTGGTGCTCGATCAGTTATTGATTAATACTATGTTAAATAGCCAACAGCAAGGCGCTGCCCATATTATGCTGCGCTGTCAGATGACAGAAAACAAGACAGGTCGTTGGCTGGTGTTGCATCTCACGGATGACGCGGGCGGCTTTGATGAAGAGCGGTTGGCAGTGAATCAAACGCAGAGTCAGTATGATATCCGCTCGACGAAAGAAGAGGGGCTTGGCTTGGGGCTGATGATCTGTCAGCGGCTCTGTAAATCACTCGGCGGTATCATGCAGCTTAGCAATGTCTATGTGCAGACCGAACTTAATGATATAAAAGCTTTAGATGCGTATTATCAGCAGCGTCACAAGCGTAGCATCAATGGTAAAGTTCAGCTTATGCGTACAGAGGCTTCTTATCCACTAGCAAACGCTATTGGTGCGCAAGTGTCTTTTTATCTGCCGGTACACGTAGCGGATACAGACCCTATTAAGACCTCACAAATATAG
- a CDS encoding cytochrome c produces the protein MKKWPLIIIMAAAIGLAIAFIIGLLLPNMRTTTSDIEVNITDPALIKKGEYVARTSDCVACHTTLGGEAYAGGLPMLTPLGAIYSTNITPDKETGIGNYSFDDFKNAVKHGVAPGNRALYPAMPYPSYQIMPDEDMAAMYAYFMTDVKPVNQANLKSELPPVTNWRWPLAYWQALFAPEREFVAETDDAVLARGQYLIEGPGHCGSCHTERGIGYQEVTLTNAGSDEYLSGAVIDGWRAKSLRGEHRGLGTWKVEELVDFFKTGRTDKVAAFGAMAEVVEHSTQYMTDDDLYAMSAYLKTLSPAPNKEVTLPAKEDVTTQKLLDGDYDSRGAILYAEYCQVCHRADGKGVPRIFPALEDNSAVYARNADSVLQITLSGGRMPKTPHDRMAFTMPEFSHLSDSDIAEVVNYVRNSWTNQAPMINTTDVVKMRAFLDAKPTTATDLPMDLTVPAETQGAGNE, from the coding sequence ATGAAAAAGTGGCCACTGATTATTATAATGGCAGCCGCTATCGGGCTGGCAATAGCTTTTATCATTGGGTTATTGTTGCCCAATATGCGTACTACTACCAGCGATATTGAAGTCAACATCACCGACCCCGCCTTAATCAAAAAAGGCGAATATGTCGCGCGAACCTCTGACTGTGTGGCTTGTCATACCACTTTGGGCGGTGAAGCTTATGCGGGCGGTCTGCCGATGCTGACACCACTTGGTGCGATTTATTCAACAAATATTACCCCAGATAAAGAAACCGGTATCGGCAACTATAGCTTTGATGACTTCAAAAACGCCGTCAAACATGGCGTAGCCCCTGGTAATAGAGCACTATACCCTGCTATGCCGTATCCATCTTACCAAATCATGCCAGATGAAGACATGGCAGCCATGTACGCCTACTTCATGACTGATGTGAAGCCCGTCAATCAGGCAAACTTGAAGAGCGAGCTGCCACCAGTGACCAACTGGCGCTGGCCTTTGGCCTACTGGCAAGCCCTGTTTGCACCTGAACGTGAGTTTGTTGCAGAGACAGACGATGCTGTACTGGCTCGTGGTCAGTACTTGATTGAAGGCCCAGGTCATTGCGGCTCCTGTCATACTGAGCGCGGTATCGGCTACCAAGAAGTGACGCTGACCAACGCAGGCTCAGATGAATACTTAAGCGGCGCGGTCATCGATGGCTGGCGTGCCAAAAGCCTACGCGGCGAACATCGTGGTCTAGGCACTTGGAAAGTAGAAGAGTTGGTTGATTTCTTCAAAACTGGACGTACAGATAAAGTTGCAGCCTTTGGCGCGATGGCTGAAGTGGTTGAGCACAGCACCCAATACATGACTGACGATGACCTGTATGCGATGTCAGCGTATCTAAAGACCCTTAGCCCTGCACCGAATAAAGAAGTGACACTACCTGCAAAAGAAGACGTGACCACGCAAAAGCTCCTCGATGGTGATTATGACAGTCGCGGTGCTATTTTATATGCAGAGTACTGCCAAGTTTGTCACCGTGCAGACGGTAAGGGTGTACCACGTATTTTCCCAGCATTAGAGGACAACAGTGCTGTCTATGCCAGAAACGCAGATTCAGTATTACAAATCACGCTGAGTGGTGGACGGATGCCAAAAACACCGCATGACCGTATGGCATTTACGATGCCTGAGTTCAGCCATTTAAGTGATTCTGATATCGCTGAAGTCGTGAACTATGTGCGTAACAGCTGGACCAACCAAGCACCCATGATCAATACCACAGATGTGGTCAAGATGCGTGCATTCTTAGATGCAAAACCTACGACGGCTACCGATTTGCCCATGGATCTGACGGTGCCTGCAGAGACACAAGGAGCGGGTAATGAATAA
- a CDS encoding c-type cytochrome, whose protein sequence is MNNFTNLTHKLKNPAHSALALGMAALLASGLTACGNPEPAERAAPEFVVTTADDANEDIGKYVLPQDTEILNEPNADEIFYGKRLLNETKRLLPEHVGAEMNCNSCHISQGKIPLGDPYINSFNTYPRVMPRSESMVDLEARINGCFRRSMNGVPLDREGPEMKAMIAYMEWLSQKIPESQRVDIQNAGDVDTSLVADTDRGEKIYFAQCASCHGDNGEGKRDNLGHIVFPPLWGDESFNIGAGMARTYKAAAFVKYNMPMSVQTKGLWGHGGILSDQDAVDVAEFFAHKPRPDFAGKVNDWPSGKKPKDARY, encoded by the coding sequence ATGAATAATTTTACGAACCTCACTCATAAACTTAAAAATCCAGCACATTCAGCCTTGGCGCTCGGCATGGCAGCTCTCCTCGCCTCTGGTCTGACAGCCTGTGGCAATCCAGAGCCAGCTGAGCGTGCTGCTCCCGAGTTCGTAGTGACCACTGCTGATGATGCAAACGAAGACATTGGTAAGTATGTACTGCCACAAGATACAGAAATATTGAACGAGCCCAATGCGGATGAGATTTTTTATGGCAAGCGTCTATTAAACGAGACCAAGCGCTTGTTGCCAGAGCACGTTGGCGCTGAGATGAACTGTAACAGCTGCCACATCTCGCAAGGCAAAATTCCACTTGGCGACCCGTACATCAACAGCTTTAACACTTACCCTCGCGTGATGCCGCGCTCAGAGTCTATGGTTGATTTAGAAGCGCGGATTAATGGTTGTTTTAGACGTTCTATGAATGGTGTGCCCCTTGATCGTGAAGGGCCAGAAATGAAAGCTATGATTGCATATATGGAATGGCTCAGCCAAAAAATCCCTGAAAGCCAACGCGTCGATATCCAAAACGCGGGTGATGTAGACACCTCTTTAGTGGCAGATACAGATCGCGGTGAGAAGATTTATTTTGCTCAGTGTGCTAGCTGTCACGGCGACAACGGTGAAGGCAAGAGAGACAATCTTGGTCACATTGTTTTCCCACCACTCTGGGGTGATGAATCCTTCAACATTGGGGCTGGTATGGCACGTACTTACAAAGCAGCGGCTTTTGTTAAGTACAACATGCCCATGAGTGTTCAAACTAAGGGTTTATGGGGTCATGGTGGCATCTTATCCGATCAAGATGCTGTAGACGTCGCTGAGTTCTTTGCGCACAAACCTCGCCCTGACTTCGCTGGCAAAGTAAATGACTGGCCAAGTGGTAAGAAACCGAAAGATGCGCGCTACTGA
- a CDS encoding outer membrane protein assembly factor BamE — protein MKVSIYRHGLLATALLFAATGCTWHLSPGAQHGSVSPEDVVFPDQNSAWQKAGKVVEQKDLAKIKVGSTKEEIYQVIGAPHFQEGFNAREWDYILKFYDDNNNMETCLYKIIFDNGYEGKLRGDSFQATEFYWQPASCGEYVKK, from the coding sequence ATGAAAGTATCTATATATCGACATGGACTGCTAGCTACCGCTCTGTTATTCGCTGCAACGGGTTGTACTTGGCATTTGAGCCCTGGTGCTCAGCATGGGTCTGTCAGTCCCGAAGACGTAGTCTTTCCTGATCAAAACTCAGCATGGCAAAAAGCTGGAAAAGTCGTTGAGCAAAAGGATCTTGCTAAGATTAAAGTTGGTTCTACAAAAGAGGAGATTTATCAAGTCATTGGCGCACCGCATTTCCAAGAAGGGTTTAATGCTCGCGAATGGGATTATATCCTCAAGTTTTATGACGACAATAACAATATGGAAACTTGCCTTTATAAAATCATCTTTGATAACGGTTATGAAGGAAAACTTCGTGGTGATAGCTTCCAAGCTACTGAGTTTTATTGGCAACCGGCATCATGTGGTGAGTATGTCAAAAAATGA
- a CDS encoding FdhF/YdeP family oxidoreductase → MRKIPVYSHPAAGWPALISSTRKLMDYQTFLRGSLSVLKSNQPKGGFDCPGCAWPDHKSHKSIDVCENGIKVIASETMSKKADAQFFARHTVTELQGWSGYELEHSGRLSEPVYYDATQDRYVPISWEAAYKRIAEQLRQLDSPDEALFYTSGRVTNEPAFMYQLFVRCFGTNNLPDCSNMCHEPTSVMLGRQLGIGKATVKLEDFERAKLILMFGQNPATNHPRMLEMLAHAHEQGCRIISINPMREQGLSKFRNPQKPTHMAAGQSDNVVDDVIQIQIGGDTALLTGIAKWLIENDKINNDFIATHTSGFEPLKQWLTEQAWADIEQGSGIAQTEIITIAKLIADSPATICTWGMGITQHVQGDDNVAMITNLLLLMGMIGIDGAGASPVRGHSNVQGDRTMGIHERPAQSLLDSLERVFERPMPQENGFDVVSGAKALIAGKLKVFMAMGGNYAVAAPDTSAIQQALTTTQLNIFVGTKLNETMLYPGANNLILPCLGRTERIVTAKGEQFATIEDSMCQIVPTQGSLKPISDRLKSEAQIVADIATHVLGADSSIPWQAMSEDFDVIRDYIAQAIDGFENFNERIRATERGFHLYHPARHRVWNTDSGKAQFEVPQYPITYVAAQMAETTSAFKDNTRATNSTDAQGIAQKNSQKVWQLTSVRSHDQFNTMIFGYQDRYRQTNRRDVLFMHPDEMSRLGWQKGDSVMVSRQASSNSANHTDSTEQSRTLGPLILTEMDIASNAVAAYYPECNDLFDLDTHAPDSHIPAYKSTTVVLQRVNSNTGVTDPA, encoded by the coding sequence ATGCGCAAAATCCCTGTCTACTCTCACCCTGCTGCCGGTTGGCCTGCGCTGATATCCTCTACTCGTAAACTGATGGATTATCAGACTTTTTTGCGCGGCAGTTTAAGTGTGCTCAAAAGCAACCAGCCTAAAGGGGGATTCGATTGCCCAGGCTGCGCTTGGCCAGATCATAAGTCACATAAGTCCATTGATGTCTGCGAAAACGGCATCAAAGTCATCGCCAGTGAGACCATGTCAAAAAAGGCAGATGCTCAGTTCTTTGCGCGGCATACCGTCACAGAGTTACAAGGATGGTCAGGCTACGAGCTTGAGCACAGTGGCCGCTTGTCAGAGCCAGTCTATTATGATGCGACGCAAGACCGCTATGTACCGATTTCTTGGGAAGCGGCATATAAGCGTATCGCTGAGCAATTAAGGCAGCTTGATTCGCCAGATGAGGCGTTATTTTATACCTCAGGCCGTGTCACCAACGAGCCAGCCTTTATGTATCAGTTATTTGTACGCTGTTTTGGCACCAATAATTTACCAGATTGCTCCAACATGTGTCACGAGCCCACCTCAGTAATGCTTGGTAGACAGTTAGGTATTGGCAAAGCGACCGTGAAATTAGAAGACTTTGAGCGGGCCAAGCTGATATTAATGTTTGGGCAAAACCCTGCGACCAATCACCCGCGCATGCTTGAAATGCTCGCCCATGCTCACGAGCAAGGCTGCCGCATTATTTCGATAAACCCCATGCGTGAACAAGGTTTGAGTAAATTTAGAAACCCGCAAAAACCCACCCATATGGCAGCAGGTCAAAGCGACAATGTGGTCGATGATGTCATTCAAATCCAAATCGGCGGTGATACCGCGCTGTTGACGGGTATTGCCAAGTGGCTGATTGAAAACGATAAAATTAATAACGACTTTATTGCCACTCATACGTCAGGTTTTGAGCCATTAAAGCAATGGCTGACAGAGCAAGCATGGGCAGATATCGAGCAAGGCTCTGGTATTGCTCAAACAGAAATTATCACTATTGCTAAGTTAATTGCCGATAGCCCAGCCACAATTTGTACTTGGGGTATGGGCATCACCCAGCACGTACAAGGCGATGATAATGTGGCGATGATTACCAATTTACTACTACTGATGGGTATGATCGGGATTGATGGTGCAGGCGCCTCCCCAGTTCGTGGGCACTCTAATGTGCAAGGCGACCGTACTATGGGCATTCACGAACGTCCTGCCCAAAGCCTGCTTGATAGTTTGGAGCGTGTCTTTGAGCGTCCAATGCCGCAAGAAAATGGGTTTGATGTCGTCTCTGGCGCCAAAGCGTTAATTGCTGGTAAGCTTAAAGTCTTTATGGCTATGGGTGGTAATTATGCGGTTGCAGCACCTGATACCAGTGCTATTCAACAAGCCTTAACCACTACTCAGCTCAATATCTTTGTGGGCACTAAGCTCAATGAGACCATGCTGTATCCAGGTGCAAATAACTTGATCTTACCTTGCTTAGGTCGTACCGAACGCATAGTCACTGCTAAAGGCGAGCAGTTTGCAACTATTGAAGATTCTATGTGTCAGATAGTACCTACTCAAGGCAGTCTTAAGCCTATTAGCGACAGATTAAAGTCGGAAGCGCAGATTGTGGCAGACATTGCGACCCATGTGCTTGGGGCTGATTCATCTATTCCTTGGCAAGCGATGAGCGAGGACTTCGATGTTATTCGTGATTACATCGCCCAAGCGATCGATGGGTTTGAGAACTTCAACGAGCGTATACGTGCTACTGAGCGTGGCTTTCATTTATATCATCCAGCGCGCCATCGGGTGTGGAATACCGACAGTGGTAAAGCACAGTTTGAAGTGCCGCAATACCCAATTACTTATGTCGCAGCGCAGATGGCAGAGACAACCTCAGCCTTTAAAGACAATACGAGAGCAACCAATAGTACTGATGCTCAGGGCATAGCCCAAAAGAACAGTCAAAAAGTTTGGCAATTAACCAGCGTCCGTAGTCATGATCAATTTAATACCATGATTTTTGGCTATCAAGATCGCTATCGTCAAACCAATCGCCGTGATGTCCTGTTTATGCATCCAGATGAGATGAGCCGCTTAGGTTGGCAAAAAGGCGATAGCGTTATGGTATCGCGTCAAGCCAGTTCAAATAGCGCAAATCATACAGACAGCACAGAGCAGTCTCGTACATTGGGTCCACTGATATTGACTGAGATGGATATCGCCTCTAATGCCGTAGCAGCGTACTATCCTGAATGTAATGACCTATTTGATCTAGACACTCATGCGCCAGACTCCCATATACCAGCATACAAATCAACGACCGTTGTTTTGCAAAGAGTAAATAGCAATACAGGAGTCACTGACCCTGCATAA
- a CDS encoding formate dehydrogenase accessory sulfurtransferase FdhD, protein MIAENNTEYDARYSDQCLADNLIDKVSETVKSSTIPLARKHIAQKHYYASDKQGHHSGTQINMECKQASLAVEAAVAIIINGIHYAVLMASPHQLEYLAVGFLFSEGLIEHSHELLDWEVTQLTDSTSYQQFTQDSFAQDSTNESLDSAAFEQSLEQLQDYDIYVVELILNQRCHQRIQAQRRQLAGRTGCGMCGITGLTQALPDLNTYAQDIQKVRTNTPSLNHLLSIRQQVDSMQHMHQLTGAVHAAATMHSQQLYLFEDVGRHNALDKLIGWQLRNKVDIDCVLMTSRLSIELVQKSIRGRIPWLVGMSAPTSTAVRVAERYNLGLAGFLRNDRVTYYSGN, encoded by the coding sequence ATGATAGCTGAAAATAATACTGAGTATGATGCAAGATATAGCGATCAATGCTTGGCAGATAACCTGATAGACAAGGTGTCAGAGACTGTAAAATCGTCTACGATACCTCTTGCGCGTAAACATATAGCGCAAAAGCATTATTACGCATCAGATAAGCAGGGTCATCATAGTGGTACTCAGATCAATATGGAATGTAAGCAAGCCAGTTTGGCCGTGGAAGCAGCGGTAGCTATTATTATCAATGGTATTCACTATGCGGTATTGATGGCCAGTCCTCACCAACTAGAGTATTTAGCCGTCGGCTTTTTGTTTAGTGAAGGTTTGATCGAGCACAGTCATGAACTACTTGATTGGGAAGTGACCCAGCTGACCGACAGCACAAGCTATCAACAGTTTACGCAAGACTCCTTTGCGCAAGATTCAACGAATGAGAGTCTTGATTCAGCAGCATTTGAACAAAGCTTAGAGCAATTACAAGATTATGATATTTATGTGGTGGAGCTGATACTGAACCAACGCTGTCATCAGCGTATCCAAGCACAAAGACGTCAGCTTGCTGGGCGCACAGGATGCGGTATGTGCGGCATCACTGGACTGACACAAGCACTACCCGACCTAAATACTTATGCTCAAGATATACAAAAAGTCAGAACAAACACTCCAAGTCTTAATCATCTATTATCAATACGGCAACAAGTGGATAGCATGCAACATATGCATCAATTGACAGGTGCCGTGCATGCTGCTGCAACGATGCATAGTCAACAACTGTATCTGTTTGAAGACGTAGGACGCCATAATGCGCTTGATAAGCTTATCGGCTGGCAACTGCGAAACAAGGTGGATATCGACTGTGTCCTTATGACTTCTCGCCTCTCTATCGAGCTGGTACAAAAATCCATTCGTGGTCGCATACCCTGGTTGGTAGGTATGTCTGCCCCTACCAGTACGGCGGTGCGTGTGGCTGAGAGATATAACTTGGGCTTGGCTGGATTCTTACGTAATGACAGAGTGACTTACTACTCAGGTAATTAA
- a CDS encoding YadA-like family protein: MNRNYKVIWNNALNCFTAVAEYAKARGKSSKSSVSSNARINTTSKHSSTGILRSSAIGIGMMVAGFGIQANAAPPVPLCVGMTSVECGINANANPYYAIAIGKHAQADGVLSTAVGTHARSKGVASSAFGAGAFATEHGSVALGAGSRTDSAATSEKVMTVGGETYKIAGNVLYHNNTLMPGAQVSVGSAGFERQIKNVAGGKVSKTSTDAVNGSQLHATNTTINRGIKFNVNDTHKKTFALGEEIKLDTDANLTTTPLSTNDGIKLALNDVVNIGTAQPITIDGTEGTISGLTNTTFNQDMAYQGGQAATQEQLSQVNTNISTTIDKGLSFTGDDTNIVVNRKLGKTLSIKGGATELTENNIGVVADEDGNLNIKLAENIALGADGSFTIGNTLINQSGFTFISEGGSEKTVMLSSSGLNNGGNRITNVARATEGTDAVNFDQLNEVRDSATSANQGFNISAQGENKSTVRPGDSVDFNNQDGNVVVSKEADSNNISFDLNQNVNLDSATFGDVVVSANGLNNGGKKITNVGNGTVAAGSSDAITGDQLNSNADSITNVIGGNAVNNGGVITTTDIGGTGQNTIDGAIGSIQQGVTNTNAQVTTNTTNIANNTNRLDGGLNFGADNGNNINKPIGDDSVLGFVGGNNITTTTVGSSIRFDLNGNINVDSVTTGSVVAGNTTVNNNGVTIAGGPSMTVDGINMRDKVITGVADGVKDTDAVNRGQLNNQFDTIDRLINSELANMDSKLDDRVNSLGYRIDDVEDDANAGISAAMAMSSLPQAYIPGKSMIGGGIASYNGESAVAIGVSRVSDNGRWVMKINGTADTQGNAGGAIGAGFHF, from the coding sequence ATGAATCGCAACTATAAAGTCATATGGAACAACGCTCTTAACTGCTTCACTGCTGTCGCAGAATATGCGAAGGCACGTGGTAAGTCGTCGAAGTCTAGCGTAAGTTCTAACGCTAGAATAAACACTACTTCTAAGCATTCTTCTACAGGTATTCTGCGCTCAAGTGCGATTGGAATAGGGATGATGGTCGCTGGTTTTGGTATTCAAGCAAACGCAGCTCCTCCTGTGCCTCTTTGTGTAGGTATGACTTCAGTAGAATGCGGTATAAATGCCAATGCCAATCCTTATTACGCTATTGCTATAGGCAAACATGCTCAAGCTGATGGTGTGCTCTCTACTGCTGTGGGGACACATGCTAGAAGTAAGGGTGTTGCATCCTCGGCCTTTGGTGCAGGAGCTTTCGCGACTGAACATGGATCAGTCGCGCTTGGTGCTGGTTCAAGAACAGATAGCGCTGCTACTTCTGAGAAAGTCATGACTGTCGGTGGGGAAACTTATAAAATCGCTGGCAACGTTTTATATCACAACAACACCCTAATGCCTGGTGCGCAAGTATCAGTTGGTTCTGCTGGGTTTGAAAGACAAATTAAAAATGTGGCAGGTGGTAAAGTCAGTAAAACCAGTACCGATGCTGTCAATGGTAGTCAGCTTCATGCAACTAACACCACCATCAATCGTGGCATCAAATTTAATGTGAATGACACGCACAAGAAAACCTTTGCCTTAGGTGAAGAGATTAAGCTTGATACGGACGCCAACCTAACCACCACGCCGTTATCTACCAATGATGGAATTAAGCTAGCCCTTAACGATGTAGTCAACATTGGAACTGCCCAACCAATCACTATCGACGGTACCGAAGGCACGATCTCAGGGTTAACCAACACTACATTTAATCAAGACATGGCCTACCAAGGTGGTCAAGCAGCTACCCAAGAGCAGCTGTCACAAGTCAATACCAATATCAGCACCACGATAGATAAAGGCTTGAGCTTTACGGGTGATGATACCAACATCGTCGTCAACCGTAAGCTGGGTAAAACGCTTTCTATCAAAGGCGGTGCCACTGAATTGACTGAAAATAATATTGGAGTGGTAGCTGATGAAGATGGCAACCTTAATATCAAGCTAGCCGAAAATATAGCTCTTGGCGCAGACGGTAGCTTTACCATAGGCAATACCTTAATAAATCAAAGTGGTTTTACTTTCATTAGTGAAGGGGGTTCAGAGAAGACGGTTATGCTTAGTAGTAGTGGCCTGAACAATGGTGGTAACAGAATCACTAATGTGGCCAGAGCTACAGAAGGTACAGATGCGGTCAACTTTGATCAATTAAATGAAGTTAGAGACAGTGCTACATCCGCTAACCAAGGTTTTAATATTAGTGCTCAAGGTGAGAATAAAAGTACAGTAAGACCAGGCGATAGCGTTGACTTCAATAATCAAGACGGTAATGTCGTGGTGTCTAAAGAAGCCGATAGTAACAATATCAGCTTTGATTTGAACCAAAACGTTAATTTAGATAGCGCGACCTTCGGTGATGTGGTTGTCTCAGCCAATGGTCTAAACAATGGCGGCAAAAAGATTACCAACGTAGGTAACGGCACTGTAGCTGCAGGCTCTAGCGATGCCATAACTGGCGATCAGCTTAACAGTAATGCAGATTCTATTACTAACGTAATTGGTGGTAATGCTGTGAACAATGGTGGCGTTATTACTACTACTGACATTGGCGGTACCGGTCAAAACACTATTGATGGCGCTATCGGATCTATACAGCAGGGCGTGACTAACACTAATGCTCAAGTAACGACTAATACCACTAATATTGCCAATAATACTAATAGATTGGATGGCGGTTTAAACTTTGGTGCTGATAATGGTAACAATATCAATAAGCCTATAGGTGATGATAGCGTACTTGGTTTTGTAGGTGGTAATAACATCACAACCACTACGGTGGGTAGCAGTATTAGGTTTGATTTAAATGGCAACATTAATGTCGACAGTGTGACAACTGGTAGCGTTGTCGCTGGCAATACGACAGTTAACAATAATGGTGTCACTATCGCAGGTGGCCCTAGTATGACAGTTGACGGCATTAATATGCGTGACAAAGTGATTACTGGAGTCGCTGACGGTGTTAAGGATACTGATGCTGTGAATAGAGGACAGCTCAACAATCAGTTCGATACGATTGATAGGTTGATCAATAGCGAGCTCGCTAATATGGACTCAAAACTTGATGATCGAGTCAACTCGTTAGGTTATAGAATTGACGATGTTGAAGACGATGCGAATGCAGGTATCTCAGCAGCAATGGCGATGTCTTCACTGCCACAGGCTTATATTCCTGGTAAATCCATGATAGGTGGCGGTATTGCCTCATACAATGGTGAAAGTGCCGTTGCTATTGGTGTCTCGAGAGTCTCAGACAATGGTCGGTGGGTGATGAAGATAAATGGTACAGCAGATACTCAAGGTAATGCTGGCGGAGCTATCGGAGCAGGCTTCCACTTTTAA